In Desulfonatronospira thiodismutans ASO3-1, a single window of DNA contains:
- a CDS encoding MotE family protein, whose protein sequence is MIMVLAVIKLGLIFALPGQKSQTEGEPVTQKAPVMETRLAMAAPGDNNNDGGDEDVEEVDEEDIPGEVQRLREREAELDRRERNLRDLEEELDAKLEELRGLQAEVDEMLKEADVVRDEKIAHLVDVYSNMEPPQAAQVLETLNEDIAVKVLAGMRGREAGDILTNVNPQKAARLSEMLTDLQLPFIEQ, encoded by the coding sequence ATGATCATGGTATTGGCGGTGATTAAGCTGGGGCTTATTTTCGCCCTGCCGGGTCAGAAAAGCCAGACGGAAGGTGAACCCGTGACCCAGAAAGCTCCTGTCATGGAAACAAGGCTTGCCATGGCCGCTCCCGGGGACAACAACAATGACGGAGGCGATGAAGACGTGGAGGAAGTGGATGAAGAGGATATCCCGGGGGAGGTGCAAAGGCTCCGGGAACGTGAGGCTGAGCTGGACCGCAGGGAGCGCAACCTGCGCGATCTGGAAGAAGAGCTGGATGCCAAGCTGGAAGAACTCAGAGGGTTGCAGGCCGAAGTGGATGAGATGCTCAAAGAGGCTGACGTGGTCCGCGATGAAAAAATCGCCCACCTGGTGGATGTCTATTCAAATATGGAGCCTCCTCAGGCAGCCCAGGTCCTGGAGACCCTGAACGAAGACATAGCTGTCAAAGTTTTGGCTGGAATGCGGGGCAGGGAAGCAGGGGACATACTGACCAACGTCAACCCCCAGAAAGCGGCCAGGCTCTCAGAGATGCTCACCGACCTGCAGCTGCCATTTATTGAGCAGTAA
- the amrS gene encoding AmmeMemoRadiSam system radical SAM enzyme yields MMHTSKQAILWKPLKEQKVQCLACCQFCLIEDGGRGFCGVRQNTRGELFTLVGDNVAAMNVDPVEKKPLFHFMPGSMTLSLGTMGCNFSCSFCQNYTLSQPPKEHQFRQGQPVTPEQLVSTAREYRAGSISYTYSEPTVFIELVLETARLARENKLKNIIVSNGFQSPDCLKEMDGLIDAANIDLKAYTEDFYQNQCKSRLKPVLDNLVKIREMGWWLEVTTLIIPGLNDSTRELKDMAGFIKNNLGAHTPWHISRFHPTFNLTDRQSTPVETIEEAWHTGKEAGLEYVYTGNIPGHDGENTTCPGCGEIVVSRLGFQLRSVNLDKGACAGCGRKIAGYKMSRA; encoded by the coding sequence ATGATGCATACTTCTAAACAGGCTATACTTTGGAAGCCCTTGAAGGAGCAGAAGGTCCAGTGCCTGGCCTGTTGCCAGTTCTGCCTCATAGAAGACGGAGGCAGGGGTTTTTGCGGGGTAAGACAGAACACCCGGGGAGAGCTTTTCACCCTGGTGGGGGATAACGTGGCCGCCATGAATGTTGACCCGGTGGAAAAAAAGCCTCTGTTTCATTTCATGCCCGGCAGCATGACCCTTTCCCTGGGCACCATGGGCTGTAATTTTTCCTGCAGTTTCTGTCAAAATTACACCCTGTCCCAGCCTCCCAAGGAGCACCAGTTCCGCCAGGGCCAGCCTGTCACCCCTGAGCAGCTTGTAAGCACAGCCCGGGAATACCGGGCCGGGAGTATTTCCTACACCTATTCCGAGCCTACGGTATTCATTGAGCTTGTCCTGGAGACAGCCCGCCTGGCCAGAGAGAATAAACTCAAGAATATAATCGTCAGCAACGGTTTTCAGAGCCCGGACTGCCTGAAGGAGATGGACGGGCTGATTGACGCAGCCAATATAGATCTCAAAGCCTACACCGAGGATTTTTACCAGAACCAGTGCAAGTCCAGGCTAAAGCCTGTTCTGGACAACCTGGTCAAAATCAGGGAAATGGGCTGGTGGCTTGAAGTAACCACTCTTATCATTCCCGGGCTCAACGACTCCACCAGGGAGCTTAAAGACATGGCCGGATTCATTAAAAACAACCTGGGAGCGCATACGCCGTGGCACATATCCAGATTTCACCCCACCTTCAACCTCACCGACAGGCAGTCCACCCCGGTGGAAACCATCGAAGAGGCCTGGCATACTGGAAAGGAGGCCGGACTGGAATATGTCTATACCGGAAATATTCCGGGCCATGACGGTGAAAACACCACTTGCCCCGGGTGCGGGGAAATTGTTGTCTCCAGGCTGGGGTTTCAGTTGCGCAGTGTCAATCTTGACAAGGGAGCCTGCGCCGGATGCGGCAGGAAAATAGCCGGTTATAAAATGTCCAGGGCCTGA
- the purM gene encoding phosphoribosylformylglycinamidine cyclo-ligase, whose translation MTRRGEAYQQAGVDTEKAGRFVESIKSMVAQTHVKGVINDIGGFGGLFKLDMNELQEPVLVASTDGVGTKLKLAFLFDRHDTIGIDLVAMSVNDVLVQGAKPLFFLDYLATGKLDTRQGEEIVKGVAQGCIQAGCALLGGETAEMPDFYPPGEYDLSGFCVGVVDDSRIVDGGEIRRDDVIIGLASSGLHSNGFSLVRKLLTQSGLKGEDIFPGTSSEVREVLLQPTRIYTAEVKGLMRDIRIKGMAHITGGGFYDNIPRILHRGLGARINFGSWDIPPVMHWVREQGRMNWEDMLQIFNCGIGYVMVVSPGDSEEVCSRLAGMGCPAWEIGRITGALADGDTVVMDF comes from the coding sequence ATGACCAGGAGAGGAGAGGCTTACCAGCAGGCCGGAGTGGATACGGAAAAAGCAGGCCGGTTTGTGGAGAGTATCAAAAGCATGGTGGCCCAAACCCATGTCAAGGGGGTTATCAACGATATCGGCGGATTCGGCGGACTGTTCAAGCTTGATATGAACGAGCTCCAGGAACCTGTACTGGTTGCCTCCACCGATGGGGTGGGGACCAAGCTGAAGCTTGCTTTCCTCTTTGACCGTCACGATACCATAGGTATCGACCTGGTGGCCATGTCTGTCAACGATGTCCTGGTGCAGGGAGCAAAGCCCTTGTTTTTTCTGGATTACCTGGCCACCGGTAAACTCGATACCAGGCAGGGTGAAGAGATCGTAAAGGGAGTAGCCCAGGGGTGTATTCAGGCCGGCTGTGCTCTTTTGGGGGGTGAGACCGCTGAAATGCCCGATTTTTATCCGCCGGGGGAATATGATCTTTCCGGTTTCTGCGTGGGAGTGGTTGACGACTCCAGGATAGTGGACGGCGGAGAAATAAGGCGCGACGACGTGATTATCGGCCTTGCTTCCAGCGGTCTGCACTCAAATGGTTTTTCCCTGGTGCGCAAGCTTCTTACTCAGTCGGGCTTGAAAGGCGAGGATATTTTTCCCGGGACTTCCAGTGAAGTCCGCGAAGTTCTTCTGCAGCCCACCAGGATCTATACCGCAGAGGTCAAGGGGCTGATGCGCGATATCCGCATCAAGGGAATGGCGCATATCACCGGCGGAGGTTTTTACGACAATATTCCCAGGATACTGCACCGCGGGCTGGGGGCCAGGATCAACTTCGGCAGCTGGGATATCCCTCCGGTAATGCACTGGGTCAGAGAGCAGGGCCGGATGAACTGGGAGGACATGCTGCAGATATTCAACTGCGGCATAGGTTATGTAATGGTTGTCTCCCCCGGGGACAGTGAGGAGGTCTGCTCCAGACTGGCAGGCATGGGCTGCCCGGCCTGGGAGATAGGGCGTATCACCGGGGCCCTGGCTGACGGCGATACTGTTGTGATGGATTTTTGA